The Candidatus Rokuibacteriota bacterium region CCCACCACCTTGCAGGCCATGTTCGCGATCCGTTGTAACACGGCCTCTAAGGAGAGCTTGGCACTGAGGATCATCCCGGTTTTCACCAGGGTGCGGAGCTGCTCGACCTCTCTGGTCGCCGCTGCTTCCTTCGCCTCGAAGATGTCGCGGACGGCAAGGGCCAGGAGGCGATTCGCCGCCGAAGAATAGATATCGAGCGCCTTCGCGAACCGTCTGGCGTCGGCCCCATACTTCCTGACGAGCGAGCGTCGATGAACATCCCGAAGGGCGAGGAGGGAGTCGATGAGGAGCTCCGGAGGGATTCCCGCCCCCAAGGCCCGCTGAGCGATCGATCGGGCGCAGGCCGCGGTTCTGCTATGGTTCCTGGGTTCCAGACCGTCAACGAAAGCGGTGTAGAGCGCTCGAGACTCGTTCTCGAGCCCTTGCCGGATCAGGTTCTCGACGGCGCCGGTCGTCCGCCCCTGGCGAAGCCACTGGCGCCGAAGCGTCTCGCCTTCCGCCCGGAAGTGCGCGACCAGCCCTTCGCGCAGCTCGCTCGCTTTGTTCGTCTTGGCCATCTCTCCCCCTCGTTCCACCCAGCATTCTCCGGGTGCATCGACCAGGTTGTCAAACGCCGGCCTTGTCAGAAAATCCACGCGACACGAGCGGGCGATGTCACGCCCGAACCTTCCGCCTTAAGCTGCCGTCAGAACCCCTCGTGCTGGCCTTGCACGACGTCTCCGTACGGCGCGGTGGGGATCGTCGGGTCCGCGGCCAGCGGCTCGACCTTGAGGGCCCGGCGCCTGGGATGAGGAAGGACAGGACCTCGGACCCGCCGATGACTCCGCTGATGACGCCGAGCGAGACCGCGATCTGGAACTTCCCGCCGTAGAGATCGTTCAGCCAGAAAGCGGGGCCCACTACCCGCCCAGCGTTACCTACTATTTATCCCCTTCGTCTCGCGCAGACAATATCTGCGGCTGCAGCGCGTTAAACCGGAGTTAGGTCCACCTCGAAAACGAGACCGTTCGATATCGGTGGTTGCAGGCCCGCGATATGAACCAACGATGCCGCACGACGCCGGTTCTCAGTGGAGCGGACTAGAAGTCGCGTTCCAGTCCATCCATCGCCAGGGAGGTGGCTACGACGTGAGGCGTCATCGCGCCTTCGCGATCGTGTCGGGTCGGAGGGCGACGAAGGCGAGCGACGCAGCTTGAAGGGGTTGGAGCGCGCTGCCCATAGGCCACGAGGGTCCCTGAGTCTAAGGACTCGCCCGATGCTATCGCGTCATGTCTTGGGGTGACGCTGTCGACGCAAAGGGTCAGGTGCAGGGGATCCTTCGGCTATCCCCCCCCTATCCCACAGGGGGTATGCTCCATATCCCACAGGGTATCCCCTGCCGGTATCCCTGCCCCCCGGGATCCCCCTGCCTGGGCGGCCGACAATCACGTGGCCTGCCTCGTTGCTCGAGATCAGCGAACTCGACAGGTCGCTTAAGGTCGCTCAGCGAGTTGCCTCGGAGACGGGGCCTGCCGGGCCAGCGCCCGGGTCCGTGCTCCGGAGTGCTCCGTTCCGGAACACGGTGGCCCTTCTGCTCCACGTCATGCCGAATTGACACGGCTCCCATCCGCGGTGACCAGCGTAGACAGAGAAAAACACACGAGCGATTTTCACGCCATATTTCGGGGCTGGTCTTTCGTGTGGAGTCGTCGTATCCAGTAAGACACCGAGGCGCGGCCCCGGGCCCAGCAGCATCGAGATGACGTGAGCCGACACGAGCGTAGAAAGGGAGCTCGATATGCATGACAGGCACCGTGCAGATCAGCCCGATCCTGGCCCTCGCCTTCGTCGCCCTCGTCGGTGGCGGGCTTGGTGGCGTCCGGGAGGCGCGCGCCGGACTGTCCGGGGCCACGGCCCAGTAGTTGGAGCGGATTGGTTCGATCCGCGCATGACAGATTTCATGGGCGACACCGCGTGGCTGGTCGGTCAGCCGGTGCCCGTGGCATCGTTGGGTGAGGCCGTGATGGACCTGTCCTCCTGCATGCTGCCCGCGTGGCCGTGGGCCCCGACGGGTCGTCGGAAGGACTCGCGACCTCTGCACCCGACGGCACCGCCGCGTACGGACCGGCGTCGGCTCCCGAGATCCTCCGGTGCTGGACGCCGACGGGCCCACACGAGTCAATCGGGCCACCCCGGTGGGAACCGCACTCACACTTTGTCAGGTGCGTCCGACACCCCGGGCGGCGACTCGGGCGAGGGGGACGGCCCGGCCCACGGGGTCGACAGCCCCGACGTTGGCTTTGCCGAGCCCCTGCGTGGTAGCGGCAGCCCCCCTCCGGCCTCTCCCCCTGTCAGTCCGCCCTCGTCGCCGCCTTCCCTGCCCGTTGTTCCGTGGCTCACGACGCCGCATACTGCTCCTCAGCGCGTGGCGGACACGCGGAGGCAGCCTATGCGCTTGTCCGCCTTGTTCGAGGAGTTCTGTCACTTCCTCCGGGTCGAGAAAGGGGCGACCCCAGCGACGATTGCCACGTATCGGTGGTGTTTCGGGGATTTCCAGGCGTTTGTCATGAAACAGATGGGAGGCACGGTGCTGCTGGTGCATTTCACCGAAGAGACCTGTCGGCGCTACCAGTACGACCTCGCGGGGCGCGGGCTTAAGAACGGCACGATCCGCGTGCGCCTGGCCGTGCTCGGGAGCTTCGGCAAGTGGATGGTCCGCCGCGACAAGCTGGTCCGCAATCCCGTGGATCGGCTGACGCGCCCGCGTCGCAAGACGCGGGTCCCGGCCGTGCCCACCTGGGACACGGTCAAGGTGCTGCTGCAGCAGTGTGGTCTCCGGGAGCGCGCGATCCTCGCCCTCATGGCCTATGGAGGGCTGCGGCGCGGTGAGGTGGCAGCGCTCGATGTGGGTGATGTCGCCCCCGACTTCGGGCTTCGGCGGGTTATGGGGAAAGGCGGTCACGAGGTGCCGGTGGCCTTGCCGGCGCCGGCGCGCGCCATCCTGCGCGACTACATGGCCACCGAGCGAGCCGGGCTGCTAGCCACGGCGCCGCTCTTCGTGGTCACGTACAAGCACAGAGTAGGCCAGCGCATCGAGCGCCGGATCACGGGGCAGCGGATCTGGAAGGTCGCCAAGGCCGTCGGGACGCGAGCGGGGATGCCTGCGTTGCATCCGCACGCGCTCCGGCATGCGTGTGGCGCAGAGTTACTGCGTCGCACGAAGAACCTGCGTGTCGTGCAGGAACAGCTGCGCCACGTCGACATTCAGACGACCACTGGCTACACGAGACTCACGCAGCAGGACGTTCGGCAGGCTTTGGAAACGCTCGACGACGAGGGGGAGTGAAAGAAGGATTCACATCCCTCCCCCCAGGGAAACTAAATTTCGGGGCGAAAATCACCACGAAATCACCGTGGTGGCCCCAACGGGATTCGAACCCGTGTTTGGTCGCGGTCACGTTTTCGCCAGCAGTCTCGTATAGTTCTCGGTGACAAGTCATCTTCAATTGCGACGCGACTAAAACATGCAGGCTATGGATGCCTGAATCATCGCTCGGAGGTTCACTGGTTCAATTCGGGGGCCAGCGGGCGCTCTTGACGCCGACCCGCGCCGTCGCCCCCTCCAACGCGATGTTCCACGCCCGGGACCCGGCTCTCTCCGCGCTGTGAGCCGGGGGTCCGTGGCTGATAATGGCCTTTGTGTTTCCTTCTATGCTCCAAAAGGCGGCCCGAATCCCGACGTTTCGTCGGGCTGGCCCCATCCGGTACACTTCCGGCGGACGATATCTGTCCTGAGGAGAGCAACCATGACCGACCGGCCCTATCACGTCTACGTCATCCAGGCGCGCGCCGAGCGCGACTTCGCCGATTGCCAGGCCGCGCTGGTCCACGTCCCCGCGCGAATGACCGCGCTGCCCTACATGGGCGACGAGGACGAGATCATCGCCCGCACGCGCGACGCCGACGCGCTCGTCGTCTCGTTTTCGCCGGTCACCTGCGCGGTGATGAGCGCGCTCGGGGGCCTCAAGACCGTGGTGCGCACCGGGGTGGGCTACGACGTCATCGACGTGCCCGCCGCGACCCAGCTGGGCGTGATCGTCGTCAACATCCCCGATCTCTGGATTCGCGAGGTCGCGAACCACGCGCTCGCGCTGCTCCTGGCCTGGAACCGCAAGATCATCACCCTGGACCGCGAGGTCCGCGCGGGCGTGTGGAGCGGGCGGGTGCCCGGCGATCCCACGGGCTCGCTCCACGGCGAGACGGTGGGCATCGTGGGCTTGGGCAACATCGGCAGCGCGTTCGCGCGACGCGTAGCCGCGCTGGAGACGAGGGTGATCGCCTGCGACCCGTACGTGGACGACGGGCGCTTCGCCGCCCTCGGCGTGGAGCGCGTCTCGCTCGAAGCCGTGGCCGAGCGGTCCGACTACGTGTCCGTCCACACGCCCCTGAATGCCGAGACGCATCACCTCATCGGCGAGGCGTTCTTCCGCCGGATGAAGCCCACGGCTCTCCTCATCAACACGGCGCGTGGCTCGGTGGTCGACGAGGCGGCGCTCACCCGTGCGCTCGACGAAAAGCGCCTGGCCGGCGCCGCGCTGGACGTGTGGGAGCAGGAGCCGGTCGCCGCCGACAACCCCCTCCTGCGCATGGACAACGTCATCGCCACACCCCACGCCGCCTATTTCTCGTCGCCGACGGTGGCGCAGGTGCCGCGGCGCTGCGGCGAGGAGGTGGCGCGCGTCCTCACCGGGCAGCGGCCGCTGAATGTGGTGAACCCCGAGGTCTATGCGCCGGGGGCGGCCCGTCGCGCCCGCTGATGCCCGTGTATCCCTCCGGCGACGTTGACGCCCCGGAGGCCGCCGATTCGATGTGCGCCATGGCGAGCTACGAGAGGAGGACCCGACGCTTTAGCCGAGCCGAGTACGAGAGGCTCATCGACCTGGGCGTGTCCCTCAGCGCGCGGGCAAGTACTGGCCGTACCAGTCGAGCGTCGCCCGCATGACCTCACTGAAGGCGGGCTCCGTGTAGACCTCGTAGTGGCCATAGCCGCGGAGCACCACGAGCTTCTTGGGCTCGCCGGCGCGCGCGTACAGGGACTCCGACTCCTCGGGCGGCACGAGCCGGTCGCCGTCGGTGGTGATGAAGAGCACCGGGCGCGGCGCGATCCTGTCGACGACCCACTCGGGATTGAAGGCGAGCGTATCGTCCACGTACTCGAGCGGGATCCGGTTTACCGCTGCCGGGTTGTTGCGCCGCCCCGCCGCCGCCAGCTCGGCGGACTGGCGGTCGGGGAGCAGGATCTCGGAGCGCTCGACCAGCTCCGACTGCCCGTCGCGCGCGCGCTTGACACGATCCGCCTCGGCGCGGGCGAGGAGATCGAACCACTCGTCGGGCCGGCGCACGCTACGCATCCAGCGTCGGCCGTGGCCGATGCCAACCACGCTCACCGTGCACCGGACGCGCGGATCGATGGCCGCCGCCCACACCACCGTCGCCCCGCCGTAGCTCGTGCCGTAGATGCCGAGCCGGCCCGGGTCGACCTCGGGCAGGGCGCCGAGATACGTAAGCGCGGCCTGCACGTCCGCCACGCGGCTCCACGGCGCCAGCCGCGAGCGCGGGCCCTCGCTGTCGCCCCAGCCCTTGTAGTCGAAGGCCATCGCGACGTAGCCAGCGTCGTTGAGCACGCGCGCATTGTCCGGCAGGTAGAGGTCCTTCACGCCGGTGTAGCCGTGGCAGAGCACGATCCCCGCGCGCCGCTCTCCCGGCCGGAGATCGTCGGGGGCATACACGTCGCCCACGAGCTTGACGCCCTCGCTGTAGAACGTGACCGGCCGCTTCATCGCGCGCGCCTCCTCACCCGGTCACCAAGCCGACCACGAGCGGCACGAGGCCATCCGCGCGCTCGTCGAGATCCGTGTCGCCGAGGATAGCGATGGGGTGAGGCACGCAGAGGAACCTGAAGCCTGGTAGCCCCCAGGTGGTCGCCATGGCCGTCCCCGTCTGCCGGAAGGGCTCCGTCAGGAGGGCGACGCCGGGAATGCCCCGCTCCTCGAACATCAGCGCGTCGAGCACACTGCTCGAGCTGCACGACCCTCAGTCGCCGACGCCCGAAACGACGAAGTCGGAGATGCGGCGAAGCGCGTCGGCGGCCTCCTCGGTCACCGCGTGGCTGGCCGAGCGCTTGCGGATCATGCGGCTCACCGTCACGCCGTGCTCGCGGGCGAGGCGCTCGCCGAGCCGGACGAGGATCGCGTCGGAATTGAACTTGGTGTTCTCCACGAGGCCCACGCGCAGCCCGCGGAGGTCGCCAAGGCGCGGCGCCAGGCTGATGGCGCGCTCGACGGGTGGGGTTGTCGGATCAAAGAGTTTCATCGGATCCTCCGGCGTCACGGGGTGTCGATGAGGGTGGTCACGCTCCGGGTCCACTTGTTGCCCCAGCCGGGCAGGCACGCCGACCAGCTCCCTGCCTGGCCGCCGGCACAGACGATCAGGATGTCCTCGGGGCACTCGAAGGCATGCTTCCAGGTGATCTCGTCGCCGGGCTCGACCGCGCCCGGACGGCGGCCGGCGCGCTTGAGATCGGCCACGGTGCGCCGTGCGTGCTCGACGAGGAAGCGCCGCACGTCCAGCTTGCTCCAGCCGCTCTGGCGCAGGACGTCGGCATGCTCACCGGCCAGGACCACGAGCGACTGGTTGAAACCGCGGAGATTGGGCGTGCCGAGATTGCAGAGGGCATCCGCGAAGCAGCGGAGCAGCGGCTCCGGCTCTGCGGCGAGCTGGTTGTAGACCTGGGAGAGGCTGTTGGAGGCGTAGACGGTGACGGCGCTCTGCTCGGCGCGGTGGCCGCGCTCGACGTGGAGCGGCTCCCACGGGTGCTGCGCCTCGTTCTCGGCGAAGCAGAAGGAGTACTTCCCGGGATTGCCGAGGGTGGCGCGATCGAGAAAGCCGGGCCGCGTGTTCATCACGTTCATCATGGTGAGGCGCACGGCGCGGCCGATGGTGGCATTGGCGCGGATGCCCTGGCCGAAGACGTTGTTGCCCGAGTTGATGCCGAGGCGGCGGGCGATGGGGCCGTTGACGATCAGCACCATGGCCGAGCCGCCCGTGCTGCTGGCGGGCCCGTGATAGGCGAAGTCGCGGTGGCAGAGCCCGCGGACGGCGGCCACCACCACGGGCAGGCATTCGGGTCGGCAGCCGGCCATGACGGCGTTGATGGCGAGCTTCTCGGCGCTGACCACCGCGCCGCGCTCGGGGATCTCGCCGATCACCTCGTCGCCGCGGAGCGCGGCCCCGCCCAGCATATCCGCGATCGACGTCTCGGTGGGCGGCACCACCGGGAGCCCGTCGGTCCACTCCCGCTCGAAGTAGGCCTCGATCAGCTCCGCCGGGTCGTAGCTCTC contains the following coding sequences:
- a CDS encoding tyrosine-type recombinase/integrase; protein product: MKQMGGTVLLVHFTEETCRRYQYDLAGRGLKNGTIRVRLAVLGSFGKWMVRRDKLVRNPVDRLTRPRRKTRVPAVPTWDTVKVLLQQCGLRERAILALMAYGGLRRGEVAALDVGDVAPDFGLRRVMGKGGHEVPVALPAPARAILRDYMATERAGLLATAPLFVVTYKHRVGQRIERRITGQRIWKVAKAVGTRAGMPALHPHALRHACGAELLRRTKNLRVVQEQLRHVDIQTTTGYTRLTQQDVRQALETLDDEGE
- a CDS encoding C-terminal binding protein; this translates as MTDRPYHVYVIQARAERDFADCQAALVHVPARMTALPYMGDEDEIIARTRDADALVVSFSPVTCAVMSALGGLKTVVRTGVGYDVIDVPAATQLGVIVVNIPDLWIREVANHALALLLAWNRKIITLDREVRAGVWSGRVPGDPTGSLHGETVGIVGLGNIGSAFARRVAALETRVIACDPYVDDGRFAALGVERVSLEAVAERSDYVSVHTPLNAETHHLIGEAFFRRMKPTALLINTARGSVVDEAALTRALDEKRLAGAALDVWEQEPVAADNPLLRMDNVIATPHAAYFSSPTVAQVPRRCGEEVARVLTGQRPLNVVNPEVYAPGAARRAR
- a CDS encoding alpha/beta fold hydrolase → MKRPVTFYSEGVKLVGDVYAPDDLRPGERRAGIVLCHGYTGVKDLYLPDNARVLNDAGYVAMAFDYKGWGDSEGPRSRLAPWSRVADVQAALTYLGALPEVDPGRLGIYGTSYGGATVVWAAAIDPRVRCTVSVVGIGHGRRWMRSVRRPDEWFDLLARAEADRVKRARDGQSELVERSEILLPDRQSAELAAAGRRNNPAAVNRIPLEYVDDTLAFNPEWVVDRIAPRPVLFITTDGDRLVPPEESESLYARAGEPKKLVVLRGYGHYEVYTEPAFSEVMRATLDWYGQYLPAR